A genomic window from Canis lupus familiaris isolate Mischka breed German Shepherd chromosome 32, alternate assembly UU_Cfam_GSD_1.0, whole genome shotgun sequence includes:
- the LARP7 gene encoding la-related protein 7 isoform X2 encodes METEGGNQEKAMEECTEKKKEVEKKKRSRVKQVLADIAKQVDFWFGDANLHKDRFLREQIEKSRDGYVDISLLVSFNKMKKLTTDGKLIARALKSSSVVELDLEGTRIRRKKPLGERPKDEDERTVYVELLPKNVNHSWIERVFGKCGNVVYISIPHYKSTGDPKGFAFVEFETKEQAAKAIEFLNNPPEEAPRKPGVFPKTVKNKPIPVLRVSEKKKKKKKKGRMKKEDSIQTKELNTDTDKESVAKMKRSRTTSEGSEVEITEPQKPPSKKKKKRERQEVSSLPIVRTGKRKRSISEEAESPTPRSKVKKVTQKDIKKEDLEVSKENKDLEVSTEEEKDTGDVKDGSLLKAKRKHKKKHKERHKMGEEVIPLRVLSKSEWMDLKKEYLALQKASMASLKKTISQMKSESKMETNGVPTTSEIKTEKTNSEECCSQEKVNAAGPQFVSGVIVKIISTEPLPGRKQVRDTLAAISEVVYVDLLEGDTECHARFKTPEDAQAVINACTEIKKKYCWKLEILSGDHEQRYWQKILVDRQAKLNQPREKKRGTEKLITKAEKIRLAKTQQASKHIRFSEYD; translated from the exons ATGGAAACTGAAGGTGGAAATCAAGAAAAGGCAATGGAAGAatgcactgaaaagaaaaaagaagtagaaaaaaagaaacggTCACGAGTTAAACAAGTGCTGGCAGATATTGCTAAGCAAGTGGACTTCTGGTTTGGAGATGCAAATCTACACAAAGATAGATTTCTTCGAGAGCAAATAGAAAAGTCCAGAGACGGAT ATGTTGATATATCACTTCTCGTGtctttcaacaaaatgaaaaaattgacCACAGATGGAAAATTAATAGCCAGAGCACTAAAAAGCTCCTCTGTTGTAGAG CTGGACTTGGAAGGCACCAGAATCCGGAGGAAAAAGCCCCTGGGGGAACGACCAAAGGATGAGGATGAACGGACAGTGTATGTG GAATTACTTCCCAAAAATGTTAATCACAGCTGGATTGAAAGAGTATTTGGGAAATGTGGCAATGTTGTTTATATAAGCATACCACATTATAAATCTACTGGAGATCCAAAGGGATTTGCCTTTGTGGAAtttgaaacaaaagaacaagcAGCAAAAGCTATTGAG tttctcaACAACCCACCAGAAGAAGCACCAAGAAAACCTGGTGTATTTCCTAAGACAGTAAAAAATAAGCCCATTCCTGTCCTTAGAGTATCAG aaaagaaaaagaagaagaagaagaaaggccGAATGAAGAAGGAAGACAGTATCCAGACCAAAGAGTTAAATACGGACACAGATAAGGAGAGTGTTGCTAAAATGAAAAGATCGAGGACCACGTCTGAGGGATCAGAGGTAGAAATAACTGAACCCCAAAAGCCGccctcaaagaaaaagaaaaaacgggAAAGACAAGAAGTATCCAGCCTACCTATAGTtagaacaggaaagagaaagagaagtatttctgaagaagcagaatccccaaCTCCCAGGTCAAAAGTAAAGAAAGTGACtcagaaagacattaaaaaagaagatttagaagtttccaaagaaaacaaag ATTTAGAAGTCTCTACTGAAGAGGAAAAGGATACTGGAGATGTGAAAGATGGAtcccttttaaaagcaaaaaggaagcataagaaaaaacacaaagagaggcaCAAGATGGGAGAAGAAGTTATACCATTAAGAGTCCTTTCAAA GAGCGAATGGATGGATTTGAAAAAAGAGTATTTAGCACTGCAAAAGGCCAGCATGGCTTCCTTAAAAAAAACGATATCCCAAATGAAATCAGagtcaaaaatggaaacaaatggagTACCTACTAcatctgaaataaaaactgaaaaaa CAAACAGTGAAGAGTGTTGTTCCCAGGAAAAGGTTAATGCAGCGGGACCACAGTTTGTGAGTGGCGTGATTGTGAAGATCATTAGCACTGAGCCTCTACCTGGCAGGAAACAAGTCAGG GATACTTTGGCAGCAATCTCAGAAGTTGTTTATGTTGATTTGCTAGAAGGAGACACAGAGTGCCATGCTAGATTTAAAACTCCTGAAGATGCTCAAGCAGTAATAAATGCAtgtacagaaattaaaaagaaatactgctGGAAACTGGAGATCCTTTCTg gtgaCCATGAGCAGAGGTATTGGCAGAAGATATTGGTAGATAGGCAAGCCAAACTTAATCAGCCTCgtgaaaagaaaagaggcacTGAGAAG
- the LARP7 gene encoding la-related protein 7 isoform X1, with the protein METEGGNQEKAMEECTEKKKEVEKKKRSRVKQVLADIAKQVDFWFGDANLHKDRFLREQIEKSRDGYVDISLLVSFNKMKKLTTDGKLIARALKSSSVVELDLEGTRIRRKKPLGERPKDEDERTVYVELLPKNVNHSWIERVFGKCGNVVYISIPHYKSTGDPKGFAFVEFETKEQAAKAIEFLNNPPEEAPRKPGVFPKTVKNKPIPVLRVSEEKKKKKKKKGRMKKEDSIQTKELNTDTDKESVAKMKRSRTTSEGSEVEITEPQKPPSKKKKKRERQEVSSLPIVRTGKRKRSISEEAESPTPRSKVKKVTQKDIKKEDLEVSKENKDLEVSTEEEKDTGDVKDGSLLKAKRKHKKKHKERHKMGEEVIPLRVLSKSEWMDLKKEYLALQKASMASLKKTISQMKSESKMETNGVPTTSEIKTEKTNSEECCSQEKVNAAGPQFVSGVIVKIISTEPLPGRKQVRDTLAAISEVVYVDLLEGDTECHARFKTPEDAQAVINACTEIKKKYCWKLEILSGDHEQRYWQKILVDRQAKLNQPREKKRGTEKLITKAEKIRLAKTQQASKHIRFSEYD; encoded by the exons ATGGAAACTGAAGGTGGAAATCAAGAAAAGGCAATGGAAGAatgcactgaaaagaaaaaagaagtagaaaaaaagaaacggTCACGAGTTAAACAAGTGCTGGCAGATATTGCTAAGCAAGTGGACTTCTGGTTTGGAGATGCAAATCTACACAAAGATAGATTTCTTCGAGAGCAAATAGAAAAGTCCAGAGACGGAT ATGTTGATATATCACTTCTCGTGtctttcaacaaaatgaaaaaattgacCACAGATGGAAAATTAATAGCCAGAGCACTAAAAAGCTCCTCTGTTGTAGAG CTGGACTTGGAAGGCACCAGAATCCGGAGGAAAAAGCCCCTGGGGGAACGACCAAAGGATGAGGATGAACGGACAGTGTATGTG GAATTACTTCCCAAAAATGTTAATCACAGCTGGATTGAAAGAGTATTTGGGAAATGTGGCAATGTTGTTTATATAAGCATACCACATTATAAATCTACTGGAGATCCAAAGGGATTTGCCTTTGTGGAAtttgaaacaaaagaacaagcAGCAAAAGCTATTGAG tttctcaACAACCCACCAGAAGAAGCACCAAGAAAACCTGGTGTATTTCCTAAGACAGTAAAAAATAAGCCCATTCCTGTCCTTAGAGTATCAG aagaaaagaaaaagaagaagaagaagaaaggccGAATGAAGAAGGAAGACAGTATCCAGACCAAAGAGTTAAATACGGACACAGATAAGGAGAGTGTTGCTAAAATGAAAAGATCGAGGACCACGTCTGAGGGATCAGAGGTAGAAATAACTGAACCCCAAAAGCCGccctcaaagaaaaagaaaaaacgggAAAGACAAGAAGTATCCAGCCTACCTATAGTtagaacaggaaagagaaagagaagtatttctgaagaagcagaatccccaaCTCCCAGGTCAAAAGTAAAGAAAGTGACtcagaaagacattaaaaaagaagatttagaagtttccaaagaaaacaaag ATTTAGAAGTCTCTACTGAAGAGGAAAAGGATACTGGAGATGTGAAAGATGGAtcccttttaaaagcaaaaaggaagcataagaaaaaacacaaagagaggcaCAAGATGGGAGAAGAAGTTATACCATTAAGAGTCCTTTCAAA GAGCGAATGGATGGATTTGAAAAAAGAGTATTTAGCACTGCAAAAGGCCAGCATGGCTTCCTTAAAAAAAACGATATCCCAAATGAAATCAGagtcaaaaatggaaacaaatggagTACCTACTAcatctgaaataaaaactgaaaaaa CAAACAGTGAAGAGTGTTGTTCCCAGGAAAAGGTTAATGCAGCGGGACCACAGTTTGTGAGTGGCGTGATTGTGAAGATCATTAGCACTGAGCCTCTACCTGGCAGGAAACAAGTCAGG GATACTTTGGCAGCAATCTCAGAAGTTGTTTATGTTGATTTGCTAGAAGGAGACACAGAGTGCCATGCTAGATTTAAAACTCCTGAAGATGCTCAAGCAGTAATAAATGCAtgtacagaaattaaaaagaaatactgctGGAAACTGGAGATCCTTTCTg gtgaCCATGAGCAGAGGTATTGGCAGAAGATATTGGTAGATAGGCAAGCCAAACTTAATCAGCCTCgtgaaaagaaaagaggcacTGAGAAG